Proteins from a genomic interval of Xiphophorus maculatus strain JP 163 A chromosome 7, X_maculatus-5.0-male, whole genome shotgun sequence:
- the fev gene encoding protein FEV → MRQDRGGNLMFNMYLSDPTENLLKESKGTSWSPINTGVQKGSGQIQLWQFLLELLSDSTNVSCIAWEGTNGEFKLIDPDEVARRWGERKSKPNMNYDKLSRALRYYYDKNIMTKVHGKRYAYKFDFHGLAQVCQPSTTEQAIYKFQGNFSPIPFSGISKLNLVTPGVGPSGFSYWPGSPPAALYHSHNLQPAGPFGTVSPSHISCVNNINSLANINNHYN, encoded by the exons ATGAGACAGGACCGCGGAGGAAACCTCATGTTCAACATGTATCTCTCAG atccaacagaaaatctgttgaaaGAAAGCAAAGGAACATCTTGGAGTCCAATAAATACCGGAGTGCAAAAAG GCAGCGGACAGATCCAGCTGTGGCAGTTCCTCCTGGAGCTCCTCTCGGACAGCACCAACGTGTCCTGCATCGCCTGGGAGGGCACCAATGGGGAGTTCAAGCTCATCGACCCGGATGAGGTGGCCCGGCGCTGGGGGGAGCGGAAGAGCAAGCCCAACATGAACTACGACAAGCTGAGCCGGGCGCTGCGCTACTATTACGACAAGAACATCATGACTAAAGTCCACGGCAAGAGATACGCCTACAAGTTCGACTTCCACGGCCTGGCGCAGGTGTGCCAGCCGTCCACCACGGAGCAGGCCATCTACAAGTTTCAGGGGAACTTCTCCCCGATCCCCTTCTCCGGCATTTCCAAACTGAATCTCGTCACGCCGGGCGTGGGTCCCTCGGGTTTCTCCTACTGGCCCGGCTCCCCACCGGCGGCCCTTTATCACAGCCACAACCTGCAGCCCGCGGGGCCCTTCGGCACCGTGTCTCCGTCGCACATCAGCTGCGTCAACAACATCAACAGTCTGGCCAACATCAACAATCACTACAACTGA
- the cdk5r2 gene encoding cyclin-dependent kinase 5 activator 2, giving the protein MGTVLSISPSSKKASIMDTEAAGDGLKNDKSLKRHSMFVSLSWKKLVANSAKKSAKKVTPNPLPSSQVAHLNSENVRKTHQTEERKPKAPIPVPVPTVPTQNSDSVVQNGRLSTVQKQPSNFSLLSPRRIVIQASTGELLRCLGDFLSRRCYKLKELNSGDIVLWFRNIDRTLLIQGWQDIGFITPANVVFVYLLCQEAITESVSSAAELQGTFQTCLYLAYSYMGNEISYPLKPFIIDSNKDVFWETSLRIIDRLSNKMLQLNADPHFFTEVFQDLKNQRDSSESSLDR; this is encoded by the coding sequence ATGGGCACCGTTCTCTCTATATCTCCTTCCTCAAAGAAGGCATCTATAATGGACACGGAGGCTGCAGGAGACGGATTAAAAAACGACAAGAGCCTCAAACGCCACTCAATGTTCGTGTCCCTCTCCTGGAAGAAGCTGGTGGCCAATTCGGCCAAGAAGAGCGCGAAGAAAGTGACCCCGAACCCGCTGCCGTCCAGCCAAGTGGCCCACCTCAACAGCGAGAACGTCAGGAAGACGCACCAAACCGAGGAAAGGAAGCCAAAAGCGCCCATCCCAGTCCCGGTACCCACGGTACCCACGCAGAACAGCGACAGCGTGGTCCAAAACGGGAGGCTGTCCACGGTTCAGAAGCAACCCAGCAACTTCTCTCTGCTGTCACCCCGGCGGATTGTTATCCAGGCGTCAACCGGGGAGCTGCTTCGCTGTTTGGGGGACTTCTTGAGCCGCAGGTGTTACAAACTGAAAGAGTTAAACAGCGGGGATATTGTCCTCTGGTTCCGAAACATTGACCGGACTCTTTTGATCCAGGGCTGGCAGGACATTGGCTTCATCACGCCGGCCAACGTGGTGTTCGTGTACCTGCTGTGCCAGGAGGCGATCACGGAGAGCGTAAGCAGCGCGGCCGAGCTGCAGGGCACCTTCCAGACCTGCCTCTACCTGGCATACTCCTACATGGGCAACGAGATCTCCTACCCGCTCAAGCCATTCATCATCGACTCAAACAAGGACGTTTTCTGGGAAACGTCGCTCCGGATCATCGACCGGCTGAGCAACAAGATGCTCCAGCTGAACGCGGACCCGCACTTTTTCACCGAGGTTTTTCAGGACCTGAAAAACCAGCGCGATTCCAGCGAGTCCAGCTTGGATCGCTGA